The Tubulanus polymorphus chromosome 1, tnTubPoly1.2, whole genome shotgun sequence genome contains a region encoding:
- the LOC141914910 gene encoding protein ARV1-like isoform X2: MAEKKSQSVAENNYVCIECGMPAKELYKDFNAGIIKISHCKYCGKVVDKYIEYDPVIISLDAALHKRQAYRHVLYNTNIQAHWRFAILFLFCDTYTKWVNWPGSHHSNQRQSERDFIFYAALEWSFYLMFMVSAVEFITFYVVMNGILKIWKIISQSKKDIRNIIKGVLLSNMGKFYV, translated from the exons ATGGCTGAAAAGAAAAGTCAAAGCGTAGCTGAGAATAATTATGTCTGTATTGAATGCGGTATGCCTGCTAAAGAATTGTACAAAGATTTCAACGCTggaataataaaaatatcgcATTGT AaatactgcggtaaagttgtggataaatatatagaatacgaCCCTGTAATAATCTCACTTGATGCAGCTTTACACAAGAGACAAGCGTATCGACATGTTTTATACAATACTAATATACAG GCACATTGGAGGTTTGCCATTCTATTTCTGTTCTGTGATACGTACACTAAGTGGGTGAACTGGCCTGGTTCGCATCATTCGAATCAACGACAATCTGAACGTGATTTTATATTCTACGCTGCGTTAGAATGGTCTTTCTATCTAATGTTCATGGTCTCAGCTGTTG aatttattaCGTTTTATGTTGTAATGAATGGAATCTtgaaaatatggaaaataATTTCTCAATCGAAAAA GGATATACGAAACATTATCAAAGGAGTCTTGCTTTCGAACATGGGGAAATT ttatgtGTGA
- the LOC141910883 gene encoding WD repeat-containing protein 27-like translates to MMLIENVQVIRTSVSACHTQIANSGSLFALPLTRTSIGIWSLQHLGYKPLELVGHRKCITALSFNHSSHPQYLCSAGEDYIIVWNIDQARASYEADRQIKGKVISQAVGQVEHVSYSCDDSFVAVCADRFIYILHSQEEKLEATLEGHDSNVTCAQFCPHFTSTLVSISEDRTFKIWNIEDGCLVYQSCIVSASPFISLTMHPLLEQFAVGSTDGQVRIYDLSDGKGFRQLHHIDAVKLIKKHGEIQVELEKPISGPKTISSRKTWQQNGDRLPSPEEVQSAEVGCSILSLHYAVNNEKSKSETIEQKLSFLQTDDTVVNELLDSSPALFIGTTGSLLQLDAKSLEVSGYTDLSQPIRCSDTDSIDSAEVCICAAGNMNISKSFKMHQTWCIIGSLFQNTFHILSIDNLMQERRVDELTASESTAQPEISVLSSIPLNKDSPLRAELVPKTKEAKPAKKLSSLSTRRPSLPGSLDKKGKIASDQPVTYHSKVKSSGYSSESPKKLMFQPHLNVRKQKPTTQKPNRSMSLNGCKSLMKEYPMDGVAPTVLNSKIDVDISPTAINSMHFSGDGQYFACALANKSSVLFKHPLREQSKAVALSGHKDAVCSINWSKENCWLISGSDDRSAAIWSPEQVDPVIVLDKSFSNFDKDDKENSPFTKAIKHAQFYYMDKFILLTCGNSFSLYKYHLDPVKSDIKRYVSSSRYKLVKKFQMDNMQSISAFTAVNSFYSYIVLIAGSNKSIDVYDMNSGKSVLLLEDIHTKPVHQIAQNEGSAFVSHASNAYDLFVTSSAGDCIKMWDLRTRRCVRRFEGHKNRVYPCGLSISPCGRFIATGAEDKSAYIYDVRSGDYLHKLTGHTDVVADVKFHPLYPKLLTASVDGKLRLFAQK, encoded by the exons ATGATGTTGATCGAAAATGTTCAGGTTATAAGAACATCAGTATCTGCTTGCCACACACAGATCGCTAATTCTGGCAGTTTATTTGCCCTTCCATTGACAAGAACATCTATAGGAATCTGGAGTCTTCAACATCTTGGATACAAG CCATTAGAACTGGTTGGACACCGTAAATGTATAACAGCGCTATCATTCAATCATAGTTCTCATCCGCAATATCTGTGCTCAGCTGGTGAAGATTATATCATCGTGTGGAATATAGATCAAGCTCGAGCATCGTATGAAGCTG ATAGACAAATCAAAGGTAAAGTGATAAGTCAAGCTGTAGGACAGGTGGAGCATGTATCTTACAGTTGTGATGATTCATTTGTAGCTGTTTGTGCCGATAGATTCATCTATATACTTCATTCACAG GAGGAGAAACTAGAAGCGACATTAGAAGGACACGATTCCAATGTTACATGCGCCCAATTCTGTCCTCATTTCACTTCGACATTAGTTTCTATATCAGAAGACAGAACATTTAAG ATATGGAATATAGAAGATGGATGTTTGGTTTATCAATCTTGTATTGTTTCGGCTTCTCCATTTATAAGTCTTACGATGCATCCATTATTAGAACAATTCGCTGTTGGATCTACCGATGGACAG gTAAGAATCTATGATCTGAGTGATGGAAAAGGATTTCGGCAATTGCACCACATTGATGCTGTAAAACTTATAAAAAAACATGGTGAAATTCAAGTAGAACTAGAAAAACCGATTTCAG GTCCGAAAACAATCAGCAGTCGGAAAACCTGGCAACAAAATGGCGATCGACTACCCAGTCCGGAGGAGGTCCAATCAGCTGAAGTCGGTTGTTCTATTCTTTCACTCCATTACGCAGTCAATAATGAGAAATCTAAATCTGAAACGATTGAACAGAAACTAAGTTTTCTTCAGACCGATGATACTGTTGTAAA TGAGTTGTTGGATTCATCGCCAGCTCTGTTTATCGGTACCACCGGTTCATTACTACAACTCGATGCTAAGTCATTAGAAGTCAGTGGTTACACAGATCTCTCACAACCGATTCGTTGTTCCGATACTGATAGTATAGATAGCGCGGAAGTGTGTATATGTGCTGCTGGAAATATGAACATTTCAAAGAGTTTTAAGATGCATCAG ACATGGTGCATTATTGGCAGCTTATTTCAGAACACATTCCATATACTAAGCATTGATAATCTGATGCAAGAAAGACGAGTGGATGAACTGACAGCTTCAGAAAGTACTGCACAACCTGAGATTTCAGTGTTATCTAG TATTCCTCTGAATAAAGATTCACCTCTCAGAGCAGAACTTGTACCAAAAACGAAGGAAGCAAAACCAGCGAAGAAGCTCTCTAGTTTATCTACAAGAC GACCATCTTTACCTGGGAGTTTAGACAAGAAAGGTAAAATAGCATCTGATCAACCAGTCACATATCATAGtaaagtgaaatcatctggATATTCATCAGAATCTCCAAA aaaGCTAATGTTTCAACCACATTTGAATGTTAGAAAACAGAAGCCAACAACTCAGAAACCAAACCGATCAATGTCACTCAATGG CTGCAAATCACTGATGAAAGAATATCCGATGGATGGTGTTGCACCTACAGTTTTAAACAGTAAAATAGATGTCGATATTTCTCCAACTGCTATTAATAGCATGCATTTTTCAG GTGATGGTCAGTATTTCGCTTGTGCGCTTGCGAACAAATCGTCAGTTCTGTTTAAACACCCTTTACGAGAGCAAAGTAAAGCTGTAGCTTTATCAG GTCACAAAGATGCCGTTTGTAGCATCAACTGGAGTAAAGAAAATTGCTGGTTGATATCAGGTTCAGATGATCGCAGTGCCGCTATCTGGTCTCCCGAACAGGTGGATCCCGTTATAGTTCTCGATAAAAGCTTCAGTAACTTCGATAAAGATGACAAGGAAAATTCTCCATTTACTAAAGCTATCAAACATGCGCAGTTTTACTATATggataaattcattttactGACATGTggcaattcattttcactgtACAAATACCATCTTGATCCGGTTAAATCTGATATCAAGAG ATACGTATCAAGCAGTCGTTATAAGTTAGTGAAGAAGTTTCAGATGGACAACATGCAATCAATATCAGCATTTACAGCTGTCAACAGTTTCTATTCAT ATATTGTGTTAATcgctggtagtaataaatctATCGATGTATATGACATGAATTCGGGGAAAAGTGTCCTGCTGCTGGAAGACATCCATACCAAACCTGTTCATCAAATAGCACAAAATGAG GGATCGGCATTTGTATCTCACGCTTCGAATGCGTATGATTTATTTGTGACTTCATCTGCCGGAGATTGTATCAAAATGTGGGACTTGAGAACTCGACG ttgTGTGAGACGATTTGAAGGACACAAGAACAGAGTTTACCCGTGTGGTTTATCTATAAGCCCATGTGGACGGTTTATCGCTACAGGAGCTGAGGACAAATCC GCTTACATTTACGATGTGAGATCTGGTGATTATTTACATAAATTAACTGGACATACAGACGTGGTGGCAGATGTCAAGTTTCATCCGCTTTACCCAAAG CTTTTAACTGCAAGTGTAGATGGAAAATTACGACTTTTCGCACAGAAATAA
- the LOC141910892 gene encoding uncharacterized protein LOC141910892: MASRGLSRPGSRDSRVESSAASSMFGSAHAVNRRLLDSPGTLNVLPPEEFSDQDSDIAIEDLDDGSDFSDEYTDEELQLIGASSSRIKHSKQDDYQVTKQLVISGYDPNIEEEEIDSEEENEIVKEIKEEIKRQVKDEMKSELAVYQQPPKFDEGTNQSEDAAGLEDVDPDMRAAILKMRKYDRILKKKMKREKEVKRDRLRLQKRLREELDALKTDGGKKEPKEESTNTAKFLALEPPPSHNEGVTLDSGDESPPVTPVFRTQPPDTDTNTTTNSQTSTNKPNSSRKSNNSTGRQTDTSLGGSSLGSRASNTDRKKHRKKDFIKRNIKLASDAGNVIAMTDDEKNRLEDLLKDVDRIEDIPEEHTDRDAMLDIALPPGIGFRPEINEEHHLKDIDNRLKALLPPEEFSVYAAQVTVNPLNHCLFTRTDVRNVDIDELGEQALKETKEQREMRIRLEQIEADLAELSQHKDLVVETPKLSDETLNSLLDECCRSLSRTTVNTSELNTARSSSSRISMLENPPKLPPDILEDLLAEARAEQGSSLVQQVFDADGDSGEITEENESDELKARRMISNNDDSFTSLNSKDDLNIESLTDDQIQELLRQSYSRQSLRNNSEITPRNRRKSSNERIKLPEINHSGSLVSQQINNPSINNHQRTTRWDPDEINDNRDDTSRSRTGEGTDRPRTRDGLDRPRTGEVTDRSRTRETVDRPITREGSDRPRTGEGLDRPMTGERSINNWQENGRIPLEEYPFSPQRPDTGDGPRTKSRRSVNYKSQTLSSDDEKPW; this comes from the exons ATGGCCAGTCGTGGTTTGAGCCGTCCCGGTAGTAGAGACAGTAGAGTTGAGAGCAGTGCTGCTAGTTCTATGTTTGGAAGCGCTCATGCTGTAAATAGAAGATTACTTGATTCGCCAGGAACACTGAACGTTTTGCCCCCAGAAGAATTTAGTGACCAG GATTCAGATATAGCGATTGAAGATCTAGATGACGGAAGTGATTTCTCTGATGAGTATACCGACGAAGAGTTACAACTCATCGGTGCTAGTTCATCTCGGATTAAACACAGCAAGCAGGATGATTACCAAGTCACTAAACAACTGGTCATTTCTG GTTATGACCCGAATATAGAAGAAGAAGAAATCGACAGCGAAGAAGAGAATGAAATTGttaaagaaattaaagaagaaattaaacgCCAAGTGAAAGACGAAATGAAGTCCGAATTAGCTGTTTATCAACAGCCGCCTAAATTTGATGAAGGAACAAATCAAAGCGAAGATGCCGCCGGTTTGGAAGATGTCGATCCAGATATGAGGGCGGCTATACTGAAAATGAGGAAATACGATCgcattttgaagaaaaagatgaaacgCGAAAAAGAAGTTAAAAGAGATAGATTACGATTACAGAAAAG ACTTCGCGAAGAATTGGATGCATTAAAAACCGATGGAGGGAAGAAAGAGCCAAAAGAAGAAAGTACAAACACAGCTAAGTTCTTAGCACTGGAGCCACCTCCGAGTCATAATGAAG GAGTGACGTTAGACAGCGGTGATGAAAGTCCTCCTGTAACTCCAGTATTCAGAACTCAACCACCAGACACAGACACTAATACAACAACAAACTCTCAAACATCTACTAACAAACCAAATTCATcaagaaaatcaaaca ATTCAACCGGTAGACAAACCGATACTAGTTTAGGAGGAAGTAGTCTCGGATCAAGAGCATCAAATACCGACCGGAAAAAACATCGGAAGAAAGATTTTATAAAACGTAATATCAAG CTCGCTAGTGATGCAGGAAATGTTATAGCTATGACCGACGACGAGAAAAATAGACTCGAAGATTTATTGAAAGATGTCGATCGAATTGAAGACATTCCCGAAGAACACACA GATAGAGACGCGATGCTCGATATAGCGTTACCCCCTGGGATCGGATTCCGTCCGGAGATCAACGAAGAGCATCACTTGAAAGATATCGACAACCGATTGAAGGCTCTTCTTCCACCTGAAGAATTCAGTGTTTACGCGGCGCAAGTTACAGTTAATCCATTGAAT CACTGTCTTTTCACTCGCACCGATGTACGTAACGTCGATATCGATGAATTAGGTGAACAGGCTTTGAAAGAAACGAAGGAACAACGCGAAATGCGAATTCGTCTCGAACAGATCGAAGCCGACCTAGCTGAACTCAGTCAACACAAAGATCTCGTG GTGGAAACTCCAAAACTTTCCGATGAAACTCTGAACTCTCTGCTCGATGAGTGCTGTCGCTCATTGTCAAGAACTACCGTTAATACATCTGAACTAAATACAGCTAG ATCGTCATCATCGAGAATAAGTATGTTAGAAAATCCGCCGAAGCTGCCCCCGGATATCCTCGAAGATCTACTCGCTGAGGCGCGCGCCGAACAGGGTTCCAGTCTCGTTCAACAGGTTTTTGATGCCGACGGTGACAGCGGTGAAATCACAGAAGAGAATGAATCGGATGAATTGAAGGCGAGGAGAATGATCAGTAACAATGATGATAGTTTCACCAGTCTAAATAGTAAAG ATGACTTGAATATCGAATCACTCACTGATGATCAAATCCAGGAATTATTGCGTCAGTCATATTCCAGACAGTCATTGAggaataattcagaaataactCCACGTAATCGACGCAAATCATCGAATGAAAGAATCAAACTACCTGAGATTAATCACAGCGGTAGTTTAGTATCTCAGCAAATAAACAATCCGTCTATTAATAATCATCAGAGAACGACTAGATGGGATCCAGATGAGATTAATGACAACAGAGATGATACAAGTAGATCTAGGACAGGGGAAGGAACTGACAGACCGAGAACAAGAGATGGATTAGATCGTCCAAGAACAGGGGAAGTGACTGATAGGTCGCGAACTAGGGAAACTGTAGACCGTCCAATAACAAGGGAGGGATCAGACCGCCCAAGAACGGGGGAGGGACTAGACAGACCAATGACAGGGGAAAGGTCTATAAATAATTGGCAGGAAAACGGTAGAATTCCATTAGAGGAATATCCTTTCAGTCCACAAAGACCGGACACTGGAGATGGACCTCGAACTAAATCTCGTAGATCAGTcaattataaatcacaaacATTGAGTAGTGATGATGAAAAGCCATGGTAA
- the LOC141906374 gene encoding BRO1 domain-containing protein BROX-like — protein sequence MAHWFHRNPLKATSKVNFELKLVASTTGARQICSELMRTRNKLLDILADPNLDVKIMEEAAKHYLSLLNGFLYTVDEGAAGDSKLRNIIKFRWTNTLCGSTPSEHFDSYFELYSVVFDIGLWFSKHAAKIAGAKDDPSVDEAKEVHKCLRIAAGIFQYVKDEVGPALLDRGDKTHDTDARIIEAYVNQCTAEAQEITLARAIELKHAVSLRSSLAYETSKLFEAADLGLNTSDDSVTEKWRKYLQLKAAFYMSYAYSFHGEDLLAQDKCGEAIACLRESVKYFQKSSNLCKEYTSAKGAGSTVKPAEHCFFRKLGRVVKLTLEKCERENDFIYHHKVPSEVPELELKATFGLVKPEKYELPPRHEMWNKDIYAAFDITKNDHATTSTTDPKKKKEEEGEIPPVKEADIKTTSKDPSNFSGCIVS from the exons atGGCTCATTGGTTTCACAGGAATCCGCTGAAAGCGACCAGTAAGGTTAACTTTGAACTGAAATTAGTTGCGTCTACGACAGGAGCACGGCAAATCTGCAG tGAATTGATGAGAACAAGAAATAAACTATTGGACATCTTGGCCGATCCTAATTTAGATGTGAAGATCATGGAAGAAGCGGCGAAACATTATCTGTCTTTATTGAATGGATTTCTGTATACAGTTGATGAAGGCGCTGCAGGGGACAGTAAATTacgaaatatcatcaaattcagATGGACAAATACATTATGCGGCTCAACACCGAG tgaacatttcgatagttatttcgaGTTATATTCTGTGGTATTTGATATCGGATTGTGGTTTTCTAAACACGCTGCTAAAATTGCCGGTGCTAAAGACGA CCCGAGCGTAGATGAAGCGAAAGAGGTGCATAAATGTTTGCGAATAGCAGCTGGTATATTCCAGTACGTTAAG GATGAGGTTGGGCCAGCTTTACTGGATCGAGGTGACAAAACTCATGATACAGACGCAAGGATAATAGAAGCCTATGTCAACCAATGTACAGCTGAAGCACAGGAAA tcaCACTCGCTCGAGCTATTGAGCTGAAACACGCAGTTAGTCTCAGATCAAGTTTAGCGTATGAAACGTCTAAATTATTTGAAGCTGCGG ATCTTGGGTTAAATACGAGTGATGATTCTGTGACTGAGAAATGGAGGAAATATCTACAATTGAAAGCAGCTTTTTACATGTCTTAC GCTTACAGTTTCCACGGTGAAGATTTACTGGCTCAAGATAAATGTGGAGAAGCGATTGCCTGTTTAAGGGAAAGTGTGAAAT ATTTCCAGAAATCGTCGAATCTATGTAAGGAGTATACCTCAGCGAAAGGAGCTGGATCTACAGTGAAACCGGCCGAGCATTGTTTCTTCAGAAAGTTGGGGCGGGTTGTTAAATTGACTCTAGAAAAATGTGAAcgcgaaaatgatttcat TTACCATCATAAAGTCCCGTCTGAAGTACCGGAACTGGAACTGAAGGCTACATTCGGATTGGTGAAACCTGAAAAGTATGAGCTACCACCAAGacatgaaatgtggaataaaGACATTTATGCGGCATTTGACATTACTAAAAACGACCACGCAACAACATCAACTACTGATCCA aaaaagaagaaagaggAAGAAGGTGAGATACCTCCAGTGAAAGAGGCCGATATTAAAACTACGAGTAAAGACCCGAGTAATTTCAGCGGGTGCATTGTTTCATAG
- the LOC141915281 gene encoding CUB and sushi domain-containing protein 1-like, which yields MVSSKSNFEYLDTIVYKCSPDFRLEDGDLIRHCGPNNVWTGKPPVCKDTSCGKPQLAMDASVTYTGTKFGDSVTYDCNPGYRITGLHQVRYCLFNNTWTGDPPTCEGMICGYPDRGQGTIMTVNGRNYWNEVTYKCKQGFRHLSGDLKRFCSINEKWTGTPPLCVAANCGEPDFVPFTFMQRTGIHYKDVAIYTCKPNYRPVAGSFTRICTANNTWSGTAPICELAGCREPVKGAHTITNTTGDLHWDQITATCLTGYRRVSGDYVRFCNANNTWTGSPLVCEDTSCGLPESGGYSQVNSTGEWLSDIATYNCIPGYRKLSGETVRVCLPNQTWSGQPLKCQDSRCPTTDIVVKHASYQLRGNVIGDVVRYTCNDQHQLISGDLTRVCLETRNWSGSPPICQDTNCGKLPDVKHAKFVQTGHYSGDYVKYECKPGYRLVSGDVFRFCFSNRTWSGSSPVCKDMSCPKPEPLDHGTVSFNGTQYWDSVVYTCDVSYRIVNGDSQRFCSGDNNWTGKKPTCRAIHCPRADTVENANHLFTGDRPKDTVHYKCKPGFIMDGDANRTCQMNGSWTGLPPKCLRTFCGFPGCVRFADISAEGFKYGDRVNYTCEKNYQLIGGSGERVCQENGTWSGFLPSCIRTVTMAPIVEIKKPSKSKPIVQPKEAPKANAIGSVIMIIMICVVVFFFLIDIGTYYQNFKYMKNSFKMYYKYRQRLKMRKRNAEVIPKFTSLSQLAPAYQLHKRHFDKTQQTTNLENSDEVEEGTFDSMTSCNNLPKTKYATRIVTARPPPRMNFTGTEKLSVL from the exons ATGGTTTCATCGAAATCTAATTTCGAATATCTGGACACGATTGTGTACAAATGTTCACCGGATTTCAGATTAGAAGACGGTGATTTGATACGTCATTGTGGACCGAACAATGTCTGGACCGGTAAACCTCCTGTTTGTAAAG ATACGAGTTGTGGTAAACCACAATTAGCGATGGACGCCAGTGTTACATACACTGGCACGAAGTTTGGAGATTCCGTTACTTATGATTGTAATCCAGGATATCGGATTACAGGATTACATCAAGTACGATACTGTTTGTTTAACAATACGTGGACAGGAGATCCTCCAACCTGTGAAG GTATGATCTGTGGATACCCAGATAGAGGGCAGGGTACGATAATGACAGTGAACGGAAGAAATTACTGGAATGAAGTCACGTACAAATGTAAACAAGGCTTCAGACATTTATCAGGTGATCTGAAAAGATTTTGTTCCATTAATGAAAAATGGACGGGGACACCGCCATTATGCGTAG ctGCTAATTGCGGTGAACCGGATTTTGTCCCATTTACATTTATGCAGAGAACGGGCATACATTATAAGGATGTAgccatatatacatgtaaaccAAATTATAGACCTGTAGCGGGTTCATTTACGCGTATCTGTACCGCTAACAACACTTGGTCAGGCACAGCGCCCATCTGTGAAT TGGCTGGTTGCAGAGAACCTGTAAAAGGTGCACacacaataactaatacaaCAGGAGATTTACACTGGGATCAAATAACGGCGACCTGTCTAACGGGGTATAGACGGGTGTCCGGAGATTACGTGCGATTTTGTAATGCGAATAATACGTGGACTGGTTCACCTTTAGTATGTGAAG ATACCTCATGCGGTTTACCGGAATCTGGTGGTTACAGCCAGGTGAATTCAACTGGTGAATGGTTGTCGGATATCGCAACGTATAACTGTATTCCTGGATACAGGAAACTATCCGGAGAAACAGTTAGAGTATGTCTACCCAATCAAACCTGGTCAGGACAACCGCTAAAATGTCAAG ATTCCAGATGCCCTACGACAGATATCGTAGTTAAACACGCGTCTTATCAACTGCGAGGAAACGTCATCGGTGATGTGGTCAGATACACGTGTAACGATCAACATCAACTAATCAGTGGTGATTTAACCAGAGTATGTCTGGAAACTAGAAATTGGTCGGGAAGTCCTCCTATCTGTCAAG ATACGAACTGCGGTAAATTACCTGATGTGAAACACGCGAAATTTGTACAAACGGGACATTATTCAGGAGACTACGTGAAATACGAGTGTAAACCCGGTTATCGTCTGGTCTCGGGGGATGTTTTCAGGTTCTGTTTCAGTAATCGAACTTGGTCCGGTTCCAGTCCAGTGTGTAAAG ATATGTCGTGTCCTAAACCCGAACCGCTTGATCACGGTACAGTATCGTTTAATGGCACTCAGTACTGGGATTCAGTTGTTTACACATGTGATGTCTCATATCGAATCGTCAACGGTGATAGTCAACGATTTTGTTCCGGCGATAATAATTGGACCGGCAAGAAACCAACGTGCCGGG CGATCCATTGTCCTAGAGCAGATACAGTAGAGAATGCCAACCATCTGTTTACTGGTGATCGGCCAAAAGACACCGTTCATTACAAATGTAAACCAGGTTTCATAATGGATGGAGACGCGAATAGAACTTGTCAAATGAACGGTTCATGGACCGGTCTCCCTCCTAAATGTTTAA GAACATTTTGTGGTTTTCCTGGATGTGTGAGGTTTGCGGATATATCTGCTGAAGGATTCAAATACGGCGACCGAGTGAATTATACATGCGAGAAAAACTATCAACTAATTGGTGGAAGTGGAGAAAGGGTTTGTCAAGAAAACGGCACGTGGTCAGGATTTCTACCTAGCTGTATAA GGACTGTAACAATGGCTCCTATCGTCGAAATCAAGAAACCATCGAAAAGTAAACCGATCGTTCAGCCCAAAGAGGCCCCGAAGGCGAATGCGATCGGTTCggttataatgataatcatgatttgtGTCGTCGTATTTTTCTTTCTGATCGATATCGGTACTTACTATCAGAACTTCAAATACATGAAGAACAGTTTTAAAATGTATTACAAATACCGACAACGCCTGAAGATGAGGAAAAGAAATGCTGAAGTGATTCCGAAGTTTACGAGTTTGAGTCAGTTAGCTCCGGCGTATCAACTTCACAAACGACATTTCGACAAAACACAGCAAACTACGAATTTAGAAAACAGTGACGAGGTTGAGGAAGGAACATTTGACAGTATGACTAGTTGTAATAATctaccaaaaacaaaatacgCGACTCGCATTGTAACGGCGAGACCTCCGCCTCGAATGAACTTCACTGGAACTGAGAAATTAAGCGTTTTATGA
- the LOC141914910 gene encoding protein ARV1-like isoform X1 — protein MAEKKSQSVAENNYVCIECGMPAKELYKDFNAGIIKISHCKYCGKVVDKYIEYDPVIISLDAALHKRQAYRHVLYNTNIQAHWRFAILFLFCDTYTKWVNWPGSHHSNQRQSERDFIFYAALEWSFYLMFMVSAVEFITFYVVMNGILKIWKIISQSKKDIRNIIKGVLLSNMGKLLVVPAIIWGQSNSMVYLTLTHIFIFSSNTQAIHVMCDVPTYVSLAVVTIIHSTQYLSVKLTEEYLIPFLDTK, from the exons ATGGCTGAAAAGAAAAGTCAAAGCGTAGCTGAGAATAATTATGTCTGTATTGAATGCGGTATGCCTGCTAAAGAATTGTACAAAGATTTCAACGCTggaataataaaaatatcgcATTGT AaatactgcggtaaagttgtggataaatatatagaatacgaCCCTGTAATAATCTCACTTGATGCAGCTTTACACAAGAGACAAGCGTATCGACATGTTTTATACAATACTAATATACAG GCACATTGGAGGTTTGCCATTCTATTTCTGTTCTGTGATACGTACACTAAGTGGGTGAACTGGCCTGGTTCGCATCATTCGAATCAACGACAATCTGAACGTGATTTTATATTCTACGCTGCGTTAGAATGGTCTTTCTATCTAATGTTCATGGTCTCAGCTGTTG aatttattaCGTTTTATGTTGTAATGAATGGAATCTtgaaaatatggaaaataATTTCTCAATCGAAAAA GGATATACGAAACATTATCAAAGGAGTCTTGCTTTCGAACATGGGGAAATTGTTAGTAGTACCTGCAATAATCTGGGGACAAAGTAACAGTATGGTGTATCTAACATTGACTcatatcttcattttttcatcaaatactcaAGCAATCCATG ttatgtGTGATGTACCGACATATGTATCCCTGGCTGTGGTAACTATTATACACAGTACTCAGTATCTAAGCGTGAAATTGACCGAGGAATATCTGATACCATTCTTGGATACAAAATAA